The Gemmatimonadota bacterium sequence GGCGGCGGCGGTGGGTCACTGACGCTCACCACCTGAGAGGTCTGGTCGGTAGCGCCGTCGTCGTCGGTCACCGTCAGCGTCACCGTGTAGTCGCCCGCCGCGCCGTAGCTGTGCGTGGGCGTAGCGCCCGCGCCCGCCGTCGTCGCGTCGCCCCAGTCCCAGCTCCAGCCGACCACGCTGCCGTCACTGTCGCTCGAGCCGCTCCCGTCGAAGCTCACCAGCTCGCCCGTCTCCGGAGCCGCCGGCAGGTAGCCGAAGCTCGCCGTCGGCGCCACGTTCGGCGGCGGCGGTGGATCGGTAACGCTCACCAGTTGGTTCGTCTGGTCGGTAGCGCCGTCGTCGTCGGTCACCGTCAGCGTGACCGTGTAGCTTCCCGCCGCCGCGTAGGCGTGCGTCGGCGTCGAGCCGCTGCCCGCGGTCGTCGCGTCGCCCCAGTCCCAGCTCCAGCCGACCACCGTGCCGTCGCTATCGCTCGAGCCCGTGCCGTCGAAGCTCACCACCTCGCCCGTCTCCGGAGCCGCCGGCAGGTAGCCGAAGGCCGCCGTCGGTGCCACGTTCGGCGGCGGCGTCCCATCGATGTGGACCGCCCTGAGCTGATCCTCCCAGGCCGCCAGATCCTGGTCGCCCAAGGACCGGTCGAAAACGAGTAGATCGGCCACGCGCCCTTGCAGGAAGTACTCATCCACGGCAGGCGACCGGTGCCGGATCATACCGATCCGAAGCGGTCGATCCGTGGCCGTACCGTTGCCTATCGTCCCCGAGCCGGCGGGAGCACCGTCAATGCGGAACTCCACGCGCCCGGAGGCGATCCGATAAGAAACGATTTGGAAAGCGCCGGCCCCAATCGCCGAAGAGGCTCTTGGTCCCGTCTCCTTCCAGGGTCTGTCGATGAACGCGCGGCCGTCCGATGCGAACGCGGCCAGTAATGCGCCCGCCGTCCCGCCGTCGCTGTGCTTGGCCAGGAACGCCTGCTGGGTGATGACATCGGGCGCGTACACGACGACGAGGGTGCTGCTCTCATGCAGGTCCAGCGCGTCTTCGTCAGGCACCTCGTAGTGATCGTCCCCCTGGAAGTGCACTGCGGGCGTGCCGCCCGGGGTTTGATTCGTAAGGAACAACGCCTCGGCGGAGGCGGTCGGCGCGGTCGCCGTGCGTCCGGTTCCCGGATCGGGCCAGGCGTTCACCCTGCTTCCGTCAGCGAGTCCGACGGCCGCGGCATCGAGACGCAGCTTGGGCGTCTGCAGAGTACCAGCGGTCGGACCCACGACCACCGACTGGACCAGCACGTCCGTAGCACCCTTGTTGTCCGTTACGGTCAGAGTGACGTCGTACGTGCCCGCAGCGGCGAAGGTGTGCTCGACGACCATCCCGGAGCGGAGACCGCTGGCGTCGCCGAGATCCCAACTCCAGGAAGCCACCGTTCCATCCGGATCGCTCGACGACGAGCCGTCGAAGAAAACCGTCTCGTTGGGCTGCGGATCCGGTGGCGTAACCGTCATCGCCGCCGTCGGCGCCACGTTGTTGTCGACCAGATGGATCGACTGAAGTTCGGCCTCCCACGCGGCCAGATCCTGGTCTCCCAGAGCTCGGTCGAACACCAGCAGATCGGCGAGCTTGCCCCGCAGGAAGTACTCGTCGACCACCGGAGAGCGGTGTCGGAGCATGCCAATGCGCAACGGCTGGTTGCTAGGCGTGCCGGCGCCGATGCTGCCACCACCCGCGGGTACTCCATCGACCCGGAAGGCCACGTTTCCGGAACTGATGCGGTAGGTCACAACGTGGAACGTTCCCGTACCGATCGACGTCGTGCCGCGCGGGCCGGTTTCCTTCCAGGGCCTGTCCAGTAGATGGGCCCCGCCGGTCGTCAGCCCGGCGCCATATGCACCTGCGGTTCCACCGTCACTGTGTTTCGCCACGAACATCTGCTGCCCGGACACGTCTGCGGAATAAACGGCCAGCACCGTACTGCTGCCGTCCATCTCGAGCGCCACCTCGTCGGGCACCTCGTAGTGATCGTTCCCCTGGAAGTGCACGACCGGCGTGCCGCTCGGGGTCTCTCCGGCGAGATACGTCCCTTCCGCGGAAGCGCCAGGCGCGGACGCCGTCCGCCCCGTCGCGGGGTCGGTCCACGTACCGACCGACGCGCCATTTGTCAGGCCCAGGCTTCCCGCGTCCAAACGCAGCGTTGGGGTAACCAAGCTCCCCGCGCCGGTGGCAACCATCACGTTCTGAGACGTGCCCGCCGCGAGCCCGCGATCGTCAGTGACGGTCAGCGTGACGGTGTAGGCGCCGGTGCTGGTGTACGCGTGCTCTACGATGTCGCCCGAGCCCGCCGGACTTCCGTCTCCGAAGTCCCAGGACCAGTCGACAATACTGCCGTCCGGGTCGACCGACGCGCTCCCGTCCAGGATGACGGTTTCGTTGGGCTGCGGACTCGTTGGAGTCACGCTGAAGGACGGGATCGGCGTGTCGTTCGGCGGCGGCGGCGGCGGCGTCAGGTCGGCGACCGCGTTGAAGATGTTGATCCGGCCGTGACCGAACCTTTGGTCCCAGCCGGGTGTGCCTAGATCATCGGCGCTCGTCTGAATGCGGGTGCGCACGTCCGCGGCGGTCGGGATACCCAGAGCGAAGAGCAGTCCGGCCAAGCCCGCCACCTGGGGCGAGGCCATGGACGTACCAGCGTTGATGGTGTAGTCGGCGTCGCCGCCGGCCCCGAGCGAAAGGATGAAGCTGGAGCCCAGGATGTCCTCGCCGTCGCCGCCCGGAGCCGCCACCTCGGCCTCCTGGCCGAAGCTGCTGTAGCTCGCCAGTCCGTCGTTCCAGTTCGTGGCGGTAACCGCCACGCACTCCGGGTTGGCAGCCGGGAACAGGATCGACGGCGTCCCGTCGTTCCCGGCCGCGCACACCGGCAATACACCCTGAGAGACCGCGTACTGAAGCGCCGCGTGCTCGGTGGCCGAGAAGACCGGGTCACCTAGGCTCAGGTTCAACACGTCGGCGCCCTGGTCGGCGACCCACGTCATCGCCTCGGCGATCGCCGAGGAAGAGCAGTTGCCCGCCGCGTCGCACACCTTGGCCGCGAGCAGACGCACGTTGGGTCCGTAGGCGACGCCCGAAACGCCCACCCCGTTGTTACCGCAGCCCGCGGCAATGCCGGCCACGTGCGAGCCGTGCCCGTGGTCGTCTTCCCCGTCGGGCTGACCGGTGATGAAGTTGTGACCGCCTATCACCTTGCCGCAGATGTCTTCGTGCGTGGACCGAATGCCCGTGTCGATGATGCCGATCAGCGCCTCGCCGACGAATTCCGGGCCGAGGTGGTCGAACGCCTCGAGCCAATCCATGTCGGCGTCTTCCGTCGCCTGACCCCCGAAGAAACCGGATAGCGTGCCGTCGTTGTGGAGGTCCCACTTGAGACCGAATGACGGGTCGTTGGGCGTGAGACACGGATCGCAGTTGGCGACCGGGGCGATTGATCTGATCCAGTCCGGCTCTGCGAACGCCACCCCGGGGATCTTCGCCAACGCGTTCGCGGTCGCTACCTCGCGTCCGCTCTGCACCGACACGATGTTCGCCAGCGGACGACCCGATCGAGCAGCCGCTAAGGCTCTGCCGAATGAGGCTCCGTGGGCCATGAGGATCGCAGCCGTCTGGGCGTCGTCGGTGCCGTCCTCGAACGCTACCAGGATCTGCCCGGGGACGAACGTGCCGCCGCTGGACCCGCGAATATCTACAGGAGGCGCCTGGCTGGGCTGCGCAGGGGCTATCCCCGTCGGTGTGCGATCGGAGCACGCCGCCGTGGCCAGCGCTAGAAGAACAACAACGTACAGTCCGGCTATCCGCGACCCATCACGGTCGCGGTAGCGCGGCATCGATGTCGTCACCTGAGGCCTCCTGAGGTCGTGGGCCTGACACAGGGCGACCGAGCTGAAGCCGGGGGAACGTCGAGGCGCGGTGCGTGAGCCCGCGAGTTGGAACCTTCGGCGCTGGCCTCTCACCCAATAGGACAAGTTGTCCGGTGCGAAGGTCACTTCGCAACCTTTTCGCGCCCGCTGGGTGTCGTGCGACCTGCCCGCCGATAGGCCCGATAGCGCCCGCCGATCGTGGCGATGAAGAGGTAGGAGGCCAATTCATGCTCGAACCGTGCGCTCTGCGAGAAGTATTCGACGTAATCGAAGCCCGCGAGGCCGTTCGGCGGCACGAGGTCCACGAAGAGGACATCCGGTTGCGAGGATATCAGATCCGTCACCAGAGCGTCGAACTGGTACCGCTCGGCCGGCCCCATCCGTTCCGGCTCGTTGTAGGCGAAAGGTCGGCATGGCTCGGGGCAGGCGCCATCGTACAAGCCCGCCAGCAGCCAAAGCGAGTGGAAGCGGGACACGTACTCCACGTCCGCAGCGAGCGCGAGCGGGAACGACGAGCGCATCGTGGCGCCGATTGTGAAGAACGACCTGGCTCCGCCGTCTGCCTTGAGAAAATCCGTCATGGGCGTCAGGTAGAACGGGTCGGCTTGGTACGCCGCCCTCCAGCGACTCGTTGTGTTCGCCGCGTTCGCTGCGGCGAGCAGGATGAGGGCGAAGGCGGCCGGCCAGAGCAGCCATACACGGAGCGTTCGGAGCCGATGAGCCCAGCGGACGTCAGACACCTCCGCCAGAGTCTGGTAGCCGGCGAGGAGAAGGAGCCCCTCCGCAGGATACCAGTGATTCGTGAACGACTTCCCCTGCGCGGCGACCGCGCCGATGTAGCCTACCAGCGCGACCAGCAACACGGTGCGCAGTGGCCCGACCGGATATCGCTTCCTGAGGAGGATGGCGAACAGGACGACGATGTAGGCAGCCAACGCACGTGGATCGAAAAGGATCTCGGCGAGGGAGATCCGAGCGCCGTAGCTCCGATAAAGAGTCGCCCCCCAGCCGGCTACCCGTAGATACGCCGGGGCCCACAGGGCGACCGCAGCGCCATACAGGATCCCTGCCGCCACGACCGCGATGCTTTCCGGCCGAGCCAAGCGCCGGACTCCCAAGCGGACCGCCACCACTCCTTCCACCAGGAGCCAGATCGGCAGGTAGAACGGCTTCAGCCAGAACCCGACCCCGCCGACTGCACCAACCAGAACGACCAACGGTAGAGGTACGTCGACCCGGGCGAGGCGGGCCGAGGCGAGACAGAGGTACGGGAGGGTGAGCGCCAGGAAGACGTGCTCTCGCTGGAAGAAATGGTGGTCGACGACGCTGAGGAGGACGAATGCTGACGCCATTAGCAGCAGGTCTCGCCCGCGCGGCCCTATTGGCGGCGCATCGCGAAGGCACGCCGCGCAAAGCCAGACGGATCCCGCCGCCATGACCAGTCCCCCCAAGCGGAGGAATATCCCCGCTTGGATACCGGTCCACGTCGAGACTAGTTGGAAGGGAAGGTTCAACCAGACAATAAGCGGCGGATTGGGCTCGACCCAGTCCACGTACAGAGTGGCACCTTCTACAATGCGGGAGGCGCCGTACAGGTACCAAGAAACGTCAAAGTTGATGGGCAGCCGGAACTGTGCGACGGCCGCGAAGCCCATCAGACCCACTGTAACGACCGGCCAGAGGGGCCGCCGAACTTCCGGCATCCTCAGGCGGATGCCGAGGCCCCGGAGCGTGGAGTGATCCCTCGTCCGCTCCAGTGCTCCACTCGATCGATGAAGTGCTCGAAATCCCGTCTCGGTATCACCGGCGCCGCGCGACGTCCGCGATGGATGAGAAAGCCGACCACCAGCGCACCCACGTTCAGTTGGGTCAGCAGAATCAACGCCGCCGCCGCGGCCCAGACGCCACCAGCAGCCCACTCGACCGCCTCGGTGGCCACCGCCACCCAGGCCGCAACGACGAGCACGCCGGCGGCCAAGCTCGCGGCTGCCGCGGCGATGAGAAGCCTTACGCTGACGATGTCTCCGAACACGGCGATGGCCGCCAGACCGTGGGTGACGAGCCCGACGAACTTCATCTTCGGCGGACCCTTGAGTCGCTTAGCACGGGCAATGTCCACGACCGCGACTGGTAGCCGGGTCTGGTAAACCGCCGCGGCGTAGTGACTCCATGCGTCCGGGGAGCAGGTGATCGCTCCCACCGCTCGTCCTGGCAATACGCTGAAGTTCCCAACGCGGATGGTCCTGCCGGTCAGCAAACGGTGCAGGACCCGATAAAGCCAGTAGAAAGCTTTGAATAGTGAGCCCTCTGGTCGCTTCGTGCGTCCCGCAAAGACGACCCTGCGACCCGCGTGCCGTTCGAACTCTTCGACCAAGGCAGGAATGTCGGCGGGAGCATCCTGGCCATCTCCGTCCATGACGATGACATGTGCGCCAGTCTTCGAGCGCTCGAGATGGCACAGGCCTACGGAAATCGCCCGCTGGTGCCCGAGGTTGCGGCGCAGGCGGATCACCTCGACCGTCTGCAGTGAGGCTGGCGAAAAGTCGAGCGGCGCGGCGTTCTCACTGGAGCCGTCATCGACGATGAGCGCGGAGCCGGCCCACCCCCGTGCCGAGAAAGTCGAGTCAACCTCAGCCAGGACGGAGGCCGCGTTGGCCCAGTCGTTGAGGACGGGCATCAGGACGACAAAACGGGGCTCGGTCATGTGCTCATCACCGTGCTCGGTTGGACCAGGCCGCAGCTTCGGCCCGTCAAGGCCGTTGTCCCGGGCCCGACTACAGCCTCAGGACGCTTCGACCGTGGCGCTCTCCCCCCGAAACCGGACCTGGTCTCAACCGACACGGCGGCCAGGACGACCCACCCTCGTCAGCGAGCCGCCCCGGACCGTCCGTCACTGGATGCGGCATTCCTAGAGACAAGTCGCGTGCCACCCTCGAGGGTTTTTCCAAAGCGCTTCCGTAAAACAACTTAGCCGACAACGGCCGTCCCGCTGTAAGCCCGGCCGAAACGGTTTGTTACGCTCGCGATCCTTCGTTTCGTTACGACGGTACCGAGATGTCGTACTTCTCTATCAAGCGATTCAGCCGCGGCCGTGAGATTCCGAGCATGCGCGCCGCGTTGGCCTTGTGGCCCCGCGTCTTGGCGAGAACGCGCTGGATGTGGTAGCGCTCCATCGACTCGAGCGAGGCCTGCGTCGGGTCGTCCAGGTCAGGAGCGGCGGTCGGTGCCCTGTCCGTCGCGCCGAGGAACAGGTTTTCCCTCGCGATCG is a genomic window containing:
- a CDS encoding PKD domain-containing protein, which translates into the protein MTTSMPRYRDRDGSRIAGLYVVVLLALATAACSDRTPTGIAPAQPSQAPPVDIRGSSGGTFVPGQILVAFEDGTDDAQTAAILMAHGASFGRALAAARSGRPLANIVSVQSGREVATANALAKIPGVAFAEPDWIRSIAPVANCDPCLTPNDPSFGLKWDLHNDGTLSGFFGGQATEDADMDWLEAFDHLGPEFVGEALIGIIDTGIRSTHEDICGKVIGGHNFITGQPDGEDDHGHGSHVAGIAAGCGNNGVGVSGVAYGPNVRLLAAKVCDAAGNCSSSAIAEAMTWVADQGADVLNLSLGDPVFSATEHAALQYAVSQGVLPVCAAGNDGTPSILFPAANPECVAVTATNWNDGLASYSSFGQEAEVAAPGGDGEDILGSSFILSLGAGGDADYTINAGTSMASPQVAGLAGLLFALGIPTAADVRTRIQTSADDLGTPGWDQRFGHGRINIFNAVADLTPPPPPPNDTPIPSFSVTPTSPQPNETVILDGSASVDPDGSIVDWSWDFGDGSPAGSGDIVEHAYTSTGAYTVTLTVTDDRGLAAGTSQNVMVATGAGSLVTPTLRLDAGSLGLTNGASVGTWTDPATGRTASAPGASAEGTYLAGETPSGTPVVHFQGNDHYEVPDEVALEMDGSSTVLAVYSADVSGQQMFVAKHSDGGTAGAYGAGLTTGGAHLLDRPWKETGPRGTTSIGTGTFHVVTYRISSGNVAFRVDGVPAGGGSIGAGTPSNQPLRIGMLRHRSPVVDEYFLRGKLADLLVFDRALGDQDLAAWEAELQSIHLVDNNVAPTAAMTVTPPDPQPNETVFFDGSSSSDPDGTVASWSWDLGDASGLRSGMVVEHTFAAAGTYDVTLTVTDNKGATDVLVQSVVVGPTAGTLQTPKLRLDAAAVGLADGSRVNAWPDPGTGRTATAPTASAEALFLTNQTPGGTPAVHFQGDDHYEVPDEDALDLHESSTLVVVYAPDVITQQAFLAKHSDGGTAGALLAAFASDGRAFIDRPWKETGPRASSAIGAGAFQIVSYRIASGRVEFRIDGAPAGSGTIGNGTATDRPLRIGMIRHRSPAVDEYFLQGRVADLLVFDRSLGDQDLAAWEDQLRAVHIDGTPPPNVAPTAAFGYLPAAPETGEVVSFDGTGSSDSDGTVVGWSWDWGDATTAGSGSTPTHAYAAAGSYTVTLTVTDDDGATDQTNQLVSVTDPPPPPNVAPTASFGYLPAAPETGELVSFDGSGSSDSDGSVVGWSWDWGDATTAGAGATPTHSYGAAGDYTVTLTVTDDDGATDQTSQVVSVSDPPPPP
- a CDS encoding glycosyltransferase — encoded protein: MTEPRFVVLMPVLNDWANAASVLAEVDSTFSARGWAGSALIVDDGSSENAAPLDFSPASLQTVEVIRLRRNLGHQRAISVGLCHLERSKTGAHVIVMDGDGQDAPADIPALVEEFERHAGRRVVFAGRTKRPEGSLFKAFYWLYRVLHRLLTGRTIRVGNFSVLPGRAVGAITCSPDAWSHYAAAVYQTRLPVAVVDIARAKRLKGPPKMKFVGLVTHGLAAIAVFGDIVSVRLLIAAAAASLAAGVLVVAAWVAVATEAVEWAAGGVWAAAAALILLTQLNVGALVVGFLIHRGRRAAPVIPRRDFEHFIDRVEHWSGRGITPRSGASASA